In a genomic window of Polycladomyces abyssicola:
- a CDS encoding DUF4912 domain-containing protein, which yields MEDTDFWLQIIRRLDQGESQASIAQSLGWTRGQLRYRLSRFRESYQGSLEAASAPETITALERKHVRFWMDESWTRDGLPNRVVLMVKDPWTVFAYWTVAQWRKDLVSRHFEKSWSHLPLFLRLHDVTDLIFDGEHAHSRQEIQVHPDADHWYFRNVIPGRRYLLDFGTYTDEGVFFTILRSNVAGTPSRDVHHAFQRFGTVKVLHAGSQGVKEPKWVNRFTGYSLVEEGEEK from the coding sequence GTGGAAGATACCGATTTTTGGTTACAGATCATTCGACGATTGGATCAAGGAGAAAGTCAAGCGTCCATTGCTCAATCATTGGGATGGACACGCGGACAGCTTCGTTATCGCTTAAGTCGCTTTCGAGAAAGCTACCAAGGAAGTTTGGAAGCGGCATCCGCTCCTGAAACGATTACTGCCCTTGAGAGGAAACATGTTCGTTTCTGGATGGATGAGTCTTGGACCCGGGATGGATTGCCCAATCGGGTCGTATTGATGGTCAAGGACCCCTGGACAGTATTTGCCTACTGGACAGTGGCACAGTGGCGAAAAGATTTAGTAAGTCGTCATTTTGAAAAGAGCTGGAGTCATCTCCCCCTGTTTCTCCGATTACATGATGTGACGGATCTCATATTCGATGGTGAGCATGCTCACTCCCGCCAGGAAATACAGGTTCATCCGGACGCTGATCACTGGTATTTTCGCAATGTTATACCAGGTCGTCGATATTTACTGGATTTCGGTACATACACTGACGAAGGCGTCTTTTTTACCATCTTGCGTTCCAATGTAGCAGGAACCCCTTCGCGTGATGTCCATCATGCCTTTCAACGTTTTGGGACGGTAAAGGTGCTGCATGCGGGGAGCCAAGGAGTGAAAGAACCGAAATGGGTGAATCGGTTTACGGGATATTCTTTGGTGGAAGAGGGGGAGGAAAAGTAG
- a CDS encoding glycosyltransferase family 2 protein translates to MEQTPTATIIIPSRNQRYTTLQCLQCIRRYTTSPLEIIVVDNGSTDGPVEALARMPGVRLIRNDHNCGFAAAANQGIRSANGTYGTYIVLLNNDTLPSHRWLANLLTVLRTDARIGLVGPLSNRVIPEQKVRIRFPTAKAMHAFSGNFITEAIRPNGEPPCDCPVFAWRFLPG, encoded by the coding sequence GTGGAACAAACACCGACTGCCACCATCATTATCCCTTCCCGCAACCAGCGGTATACCACGCTCCAATGTTTGCAATGCATTCGGCGGTACACCACATCCCCATTGGAGATCATCGTCGTGGACAACGGTTCGACAGACGGGCCGGTGGAAGCACTGGCCCGCATGCCGGGAGTTCGACTGATCCGCAACGATCACAACTGCGGTTTTGCGGCCGCGGCCAATCAAGGCATCCGATCCGCCAACGGCACCTATGGCACCTATATTGTATTGCTCAACAATGATACGTTACCTTCCCATCGATGGTTGGCAAACCTATTGACCGTTTTGCGGACCGATGCGCGAATCGGTTTGGTTGGTCCGTTGTCCAACCGGGTCATCCCGGAACAAAAGGTACGCATCCGGTTTCCCACAGCCAAAGCGATGCATGCGTTTTCCGGAAATTTCATCACAGAAGCAATCCGGCCAAATGGCGAACCTCCCTGCGATTGTCCGGTTTTTGCTTGGCGTTTCTTACCAGGTTGA
- a CDS encoding glycosyltransferase — translation MEIWILPDASWMNRDALPAFPPVGRDRDAVRVTLKALDDWLQKDQPPDTVNTAPVRIHVPYRLWDHRLIRRLRKRQPQADFVFYTAELSKHLPLQEIGDCLCVPSIYLRNQYRKRHELSNHAIRICYPAVSAETPHRWSEDGRGVRTAMRHERRWQKRNVLLVDVSQATKMQRSLLEKELSVSRNQHPSLVVLTWFRPLPFEKRCPLYLAADWLLTVSSSARSLSPMHAEAMVTGLPVVTFDLGDHGEWVRHAHNGLVLHLAHWRTEWRRYLAELLRDPGWSRDLGKNARAIAERYLMPKTEGGA, via the coding sequence ATGGAGATTTGGATACTCCCCGATGCATCGTGGATGAACCGGGATGCTCTCCCGGCATTTCCCCCCGTCGGTCGAGATCGGGACGCTGTGCGCGTGACGCTGAAGGCGCTGGATGATTGGTTGCAAAAGGATCAACCGCCGGACACGGTTAACACCGCGCCGGTTCGCATCCATGTCCCTTACCGTCTGTGGGATCATCGGTTGATCCGGCGTTTGCGCAAGCGGCAACCACAGGCCGATTTCGTGTTTTACACGGCGGAACTGTCGAAGCACTTGCCGTTGCAGGAAATAGGCGACTGCTTGTGCGTTCCGTCTATTTATCTGCGCAACCAATACCGGAAACGACATGAACTTTCCAATCACGCGATTCGGATTTGTTATCCGGCCGTCTCCGCGGAGACTCCGCACCGCTGGAGTGAGGATGGCAGGGGTGTGAGGACGGCTATGCGCCATGAGCGAAGATGGCAGAAGCGGAACGTACTGTTAGTGGATGTCTCCCAAGCCACCAAAATGCAACGTTCGCTTCTGGAGAAGGAATTATCGGTTTCCCGCAATCAGCACCCATCGTTGGTGGTGCTTACATGGTTTCGCCCGCTGCCATTTGAAAAACGATGTCCGCTGTATCTCGCCGCCGATTGGTTATTGACCGTATCCTCATCCGCCCGGTCCCTGTCCCCGATGCATGCCGAGGCGATGGTAACCGGTCTGCCCGTTGTGACATTTGACCTGGGCGATCACGGGGAATGGGTCCGTCATGCGCACAACGGCTTGGTGCTGCATCTGGCACACTGGCGCACCGAATGGCGTCGGTATCTTGCCGAACTGTTGAGGGATCCGGGATGGTCCAGAGATCTCGGGAAAAATGCCCGTGCGATCGCTGAGCGGTATTTGATGCCGAAAACGGAAGGTGGGGCGTAA
- a CDS encoding dTDP-4-dehydrorhamnose 3,5-epimerase family protein: MIDGVVFQKLEKYCDDRGTFMEIVREDQHLLRRFGQMSVSMSYPGVIKAFHYHREQDDLWYFVSGNAQVVLHDLRESSSTYRETDVYYMGEENPSVLLIPKGVAHGYRLLGIRPAVIVYLTTHTYNRERPDEERLPWNDPDIGFDWSTRFR; this comes from the coding sequence ATGATCGACGGTGTGGTTTTTCAAAAGCTGGAAAAATATTGCGATGACCGCGGCACGTTTATGGAGATCGTGCGGGAAGACCAGCATTTGTTACGCCGGTTCGGGCAAATGTCGGTGTCGATGTCCTATCCGGGGGTGATCAAGGCGTTTCACTACCATCGAGAGCAGGACGACTTGTGGTATTTCGTCTCAGGCAATGCCCAGGTGGTGCTGCATGATCTTCGAGAATCGTCTTCTACCTATCGGGAGACGGATGTCTATTACATGGGAGAGGAGAATCCTTCCGTCCTGTTGATCCCCAAAGGCGTGGCCCACGGCTACCGCTTGCTGGGAATCCGACCGGCGGTGATCGTGTATTTGACGACCCATACTTACAATCGGGAACGACCGGATGAGGAGCGTTTACCCTGGAACGATCCTGACATCGGATTTGATTGGTCGACCCGTTTTCGGTAG
- the rfbD gene encoding dTDP-4-dehydrorhamnose reductase: MNILVTGAGGQLGRDVVRVLRAQHEVKGYNRAQWDVTDEAVTWKILTSTRPDIVVHCAAYTDVDRSQTDTVEAHRVNGRATRQLASACGILGARLVYISTDYVFDGTKKDGYTEMDRPRPINVYGRTKRLGERWVQRCCPRHMILRTSWLYGMHGRNFVSAILSKAKEGGPLHVVNDQRGCPTYTRHLAQMIERLIRLQAQGIFHTAHTGSCTWYQLAAAILQHAGYTDINLHPISTASLGRPAPRPAVSVLHSERILKLGLPLMPHWREGLAAYFRDRKEGEEA, from the coding sequence ATGAACATCCTGGTAACGGGTGCGGGCGGACAATTGGGGCGTGATGTGGTCCGTGTATTGAGAGCACAGCATGAGGTGAAGGGATACAACCGCGCACAATGGGATGTGACCGATGAGGCCGTTACCTGGAAAATCCTCACGAGTACCCGGCCGGATATCGTGGTTCATTGTGCGGCCTATACCGATGTGGACCGCAGTCAGACTGATACGGTGGAGGCGCATCGGGTCAACGGACGAGCCACGAGGCAGCTGGCATCCGCTTGCGGCATCCTGGGAGCTCGTCTGGTGTATATCAGTACGGATTATGTGTTTGACGGCACGAAAAAGGACGGATACACGGAAATGGATCGTCCCCGTCCCATCAATGTATATGGTCGCACCAAACGGTTGGGTGAACGGTGGGTGCAAAGATGTTGTCCCCGGCACATGATCCTGCGCACCTCCTGGTTGTACGGAATGCATGGGCGCAACTTCGTGTCCGCCATTCTCTCCAAAGCAAAGGAGGGTGGACCGCTTCATGTGGTGAACGACCAACGGGGCTGTCCGACCTACACAAGACATTTGGCCCAAATGATCGAGCGGCTGATCCGCTTACAGGCGCAAGGGATCTTCCACACAGCTCATACGGGTTCCTGCACCTGGTACCAGCTGGCTGCAGCGATCCTGCAACACGCCGGGTATACCGACATTAACCTGCATCCCATCTCAACCGCATCATTGGGTCGTCCCGCTCCCCGTCCCGCGGTGTCCGTTTTGCACTCCGAACGCATTCTCAAACTGGGGCTTCCGCTTATGCCACATTGGCGAGAGGGATTGGCGGCTTATTTCCGGGATCGCAAGGAGGGGGAAGAGGCATGA
- the rfbB gene encoding dTDP-glucose 4,6-dehydratase, with translation MSRTILVTGGAGFIGSHYVRYLIQYHPDVEVINADALRYSANLLNLAEVANHPRYRFVHVDLADQAAVEWLFQRKIDEVIHFAAESHVDRSIEGAEVFIRSNIIGTYHLLEAVRKAGVEKMVHISTDEVYGSFPTGRAHEHSPLVPSNPYSATKASSDLLCQSYVNTHGLPVVITRCTNNYGPNQHPEKLIPCLILYALENRPLPIYGDGSQERDWIHVWDHCVAIDRVRRYGKAGKVYHIGAEHTITNLEVARQICTLLRKPYSLIQHVNDRPGHDTRYSLDTSKTREELGWQPMIPFDRGLKETVDWYRRRQDWWEAVRSKAYRRPMEGGEWR, from the coding sequence ATGAGTCGAACCATATTGGTGACTGGAGGAGCTGGGTTTATCGGGAGTCATTATGTCCGTTATCTGATCCAGTATCACCCGGATGTGGAAGTGATCAACGCCGATGCATTACGTTACTCTGCCAACTTGCTCAATTTGGCGGAGGTTGCGAATCATCCCCGTTACCGGTTCGTTCATGTGGATTTGGCAGACCAAGCGGCGGTGGAGTGGCTGTTTCAGCGCAAAATCGACGAAGTGATTCATTTTGCTGCAGAATCGCATGTTGATCGCAGCATCGAAGGAGCGGAGGTGTTTATCCGGTCCAATATCATCGGTACGTACCACCTGTTGGAAGCGGTCAGAAAGGCCGGGGTTGAAAAAATGGTGCACATTTCCACTGACGAGGTGTATGGCAGTTTCCCTACAGGACGGGCACATGAACATTCCCCGCTTGTTCCCAGCAACCCGTATTCCGCCACCAAGGCCTCATCCGATCTCCTGTGTCAGTCTTATGTGAACACTCATGGATTGCCGGTGGTCATCACACGTTGCACCAACAATTACGGCCCCAACCAGCATCCCGAGAAACTGATCCCGTGCTTGATCCTATACGCCCTTGAGAACCGACCGCTCCCGATTTACGGCGACGGTTCCCAAGAACGCGACTGGATTCATGTGTGGGATCACTGTGTGGCCATCGATCGGGTCAGGCGGTACGGAAAAGCAGGGAAGGTGTATCACATTGGCGCCGAACACACCATCACCAATCTGGAGGTGGCCAGACAGATCTGTACCCTGCTCCGTAAACCTTATTCCTTGATCCAACATGTGAACGACCGACCCGGACACGATACCCGCTATTCGCTGGATACGTCAAAAACCCGTGAGGAGCTGGGATGGCAGCCGATGATCCCGTTTGATCGGGGGCTCAAAGAGACAGTTGATTGGTACCGCAGACGGCAGGATTGGTGGGAAGCTGTCCGTTCCAAGGCATATCGCCGTCCGATGGAAGGAGGGGAGTGGCGATGA
- a CDS encoding sugar phosphate nucleotidyltransferase produces MKGIVLAGGTGSCLFPLTKVTNKHLLPVGQYPMIYHPISKMVQCGIRDLLIVTVVEHMGDVVRLLGSGTEWGGQFIYKVQDRPGGIAQALGMAEEFVDGDQMLVLLADNIFEDDLSPYVRAFEHQPAGAKLLLKELAHPERFGVAELSGERIMSIEEKPRVPKSPYCVTGIYLYDAQVFDFIRGLSPSARGELEITDVNNLYIQHSILTYDILCGWWTDAGMPASLLRANQLSQAIQLDTWSKGDGT; encoded by the coding sequence ATGAAAGGAATTGTGTTGGCAGGCGGTACGGGTTCCTGTTTGTTTCCGTTGACCAAGGTAACAAACAAGCACCTGCTGCCGGTCGGACAATATCCGATGATCTATCATCCGATCTCCAAAATGGTCCAGTGTGGCATCCGTGATTTGTTGATCGTGACGGTTGTTGAGCACATGGGGGATGTGGTGCGCCTGTTGGGCAGCGGTACCGAATGGGGGGGACAGTTCATATACAAGGTGCAGGATCGACCCGGTGGAATCGCACAAGCGCTGGGGATGGCCGAAGAATTCGTCGATGGGGATCAGATGCTGGTCCTTTTGGCGGACAACATTTTCGAAGACGATTTGTCCCCTTATGTTCGCGCTTTCGAACACCAACCAGCAGGAGCCAAACTGCTGCTCAAAGAATTGGCCCACCCGGAGAGGTTTGGTGTGGCCGAGCTGAGCGGGGAGCGCATTATGTCCATCGAGGAGAAGCCGCGTGTTCCCAAAAGCCCTTATTGTGTGACAGGTATTTACCTGTATGATGCTCAGGTATTCGACTTCATCCGGGGTTTGTCCCCTTCCGCCCGAGGAGAATTGGAAATCACGGATGTGAACAACCTCTACATCCAACACAGTATCCTCACGTACGACATCCTGTGCGGATGGTGGACCGACGCTGGTATGCCCGCATCACTTTTGAGAGCCAACCAACTGTCCCAAGCAATCCAGTTGGATACTTGGTCCAAGGGGGACGGAACATGA
- the murF gene encoding UDP-N-acetylmuramoyl-tripeptide--D-alanyl-D-alanine ligase yields MRSIWKDTRLSVEHRPQGEGLTTKSITLGQLLNIVGGTLVRGKKTLLLSSANYGKHKYLRTKHLYFFSTKKSWTDQLDAIRRVGPRAVVIPSSVSATSIPLSSAVVRVKDPYLAFWRLAMWNWKQVAVKVIGITGSAGKSTTTEMVTAILSQKKSLVKTMNNLNTFTYLPSYLTRLSPKDEYLVLEMGMKSLNNIARQCRIVRPDIGVVTNVGEAHVGSLGSLDTIVRAKQELIDGMNSQGILWLNADNERSRKLSTRNYSGKVYMFGINNPAHIRAKNIEQRTNGIVFTACFGGRSVPIFIPTIGKHNVYNALAAIGIAISLGISIEQIRKGLALFKPPRMRMQILKGARDRWLINDAWNANPSAMVSGLKSFCEWGKSRPHVAVLGNMLELGHLTRSAHQQVGRVVAHLPLTQLITVGNYGRIISQSAIDKGMDPKRVFHYHSTASLFRHLKQLPAGAVVYFKASRKMHLEKVIRKMKSG; encoded by the coding sequence GTGCGGTCGATTTGGAAAGACACGCGCCTATCCGTAGAACACCGTCCCCAAGGGGAGGGATTAACGACGAAATCGATTACGTTGGGTCAATTGCTGAACATCGTCGGCGGCACGCTGGTTCGCGGTAAGAAAACTCTGTTGTTGTCTTCGGCCAATTACGGTAAACACAAATATCTTCGTACCAAGCACCTGTATTTCTTTTCAACCAAAAAATCGTGGACCGACCAATTGGACGCGATTCGCCGAGTCGGCCCCAGAGCTGTGGTCATTCCCTCATCGGTATCCGCAACTTCCATTCCTCTGTCTTCCGCTGTTGTCAGGGTAAAAGACCCATATCTGGCCTTTTGGCGGTTGGCAATGTGGAACTGGAAGCAAGTAGCCGTCAAAGTGATCGGTATTACCGGAAGTGCGGGCAAATCCACCACCACGGAAATGGTGACTGCCATCTTGTCGCAGAAGAAATCACTCGTCAAAACGATGAACAATCTCAACACTTTTACGTATCTCCCCTCCTATTTGACCCGCCTTTCCCCAAAAGATGAATACCTGGTACTGGAAATGGGCATGAAATCGCTCAACAACATCGCCCGGCAATGCCGCATTGTTCGTCCCGATATCGGTGTCGTCACCAATGTGGGGGAAGCACACGTGGGCAGTTTGGGGAGTCTCGACACCATCGTTCGTGCCAAACAAGAACTGATCGACGGCATGAATTCCCAGGGAATCCTGTGGCTTAATGCCGATAACGAACGTTCACGCAAACTGAGCACACGAAACTATTCAGGAAAAGTGTACATGTTCGGTATCAACAACCCCGCCCACATCCGGGCCAAAAACATCGAGCAACGCACCAACGGCATTGTCTTCACTGCTTGTTTCGGAGGGAGAAGCGTTCCTATCTTCATTCCGACGATCGGTAAACATAACGTATACAACGCACTGGCGGCGATCGGGATCGCCATATCTCTCGGCATTTCCATCGAGCAGATCCGCAAAGGACTGGCGCTGTTTAAACCACCCCGAATGCGCATGCAAATACTGAAGGGAGCGCGAGACCGATGGTTGATCAATGATGCTTGGAATGCCAATCCTTCGGCGATGGTATCCGGATTGAAATCGTTTTGTGAATGGGGAAAAAGCCGGCCGCATGTCGCGGTGCTGGGGAATATGTTGGAACTGGGGCATTTGACCCGATCCGCCCATCAGCAAGTCGGACGGGTCGTGGCTCATCTTCCTTTGACTCAGCTGATCACAGTGGGGAATTACGGCAGGATCATCTCCCAATCCGCCATTGATAAAGGGATGGACCCCAAACGAGTGTTCCATTATCACTCGACTGCTTCGCTGTTTCGCCATCTGAAACAATTGCCCGCCGGTGCCGTCGTCTACTTCAAAGCGTCCAGAAAGATGCACTTGGAAAAAGTCATTCGGAAGATGAAGTCTGGTTGA
- a CDS encoding Ger(x)C family spore germination protein gives MNKRRNTIVLLIVLLLILPGCWDMEFIKDARLIYATGFDLMPDGKLMFTVTIRDVIESGGGAQQHNTVMKSVARTTRESRDMIQSMVAGKLSAYKIRVHVLGESVAKKNIFPFMDVLYRDPKSALNARVCVAEGKAGEILQLNKVGVTFIGETVNEMISSEEQMTVVPKENVNSIAPVMWDHGQDFTLPIVKKVEKNVKVTGSALFHGHHMTGKLNRQESTLMLLMAGRKAKLARLTIPVDQKQNPQLANYITFEVKKAEPKMKVTVKPGNRIDVDFPMKLTVSAVEYPLGELSQKTVVQRLNKQLSAILTARSQQVIQKMQRANCDVFGVGRQLIAFHHDTWKQLHWKTDYRKVRFHPRVQVEVTGSGILN, from the coding sequence ATGAATAAGCGGCGGAACACCATCGTGTTGTTGATTGTTTTGCTGTTGATTCTTCCCGGTTGTTGGGATATGGAATTCATTAAAGATGCCCGGTTGATCTACGCTACCGGTTTTGATTTGATGCCCGACGGGAAATTGATGTTCACAGTTACGATACGCGATGTGATCGAATCCGGGGGTGGAGCCCAGCAACACAATACGGTTATGAAATCGGTCGCTCGTACCACGCGGGAGAGCCGTGACATGATTCAATCAATGGTTGCGGGGAAACTCAGTGCATACAAAATCCGTGTGCATGTTTTGGGGGAAAGTGTTGCCAAGAAAAATATCTTCCCTTTCATGGACGTGTTGTACCGAGATCCCAAAAGCGCTTTGAATGCGCGGGTCTGCGTTGCGGAGGGAAAAGCCGGTGAGATACTTCAGTTAAATAAAGTGGGAGTCACCTTTATCGGAGAAACTGTGAATGAAATGATCTCGAGCGAAGAGCAAATGACCGTCGTTCCGAAAGAGAATGTCAATTCGATCGCCCCCGTGATGTGGGATCACGGACAGGATTTCACGCTCCCTATAGTCAAAAAGGTGGAGAAAAACGTGAAGGTGACAGGCTCGGCATTGTTCCACGGCCACCATATGACGGGAAAGCTAAACCGTCAGGAATCGACGTTGATGTTATTGATGGCTGGTCGAAAAGCCAAATTGGCCAGGTTGACGATACCGGTGGATCAAAAACAGAACCCTCAGTTGGCCAATTACATCACGTTTGAGGTCAAAAAGGCCGAACCTAAAATGAAGGTGACAGTCAAACCGGGAAACCGGATCGATGTGGATTTTCCCATGAAGCTAACCGTGTCGGCCGTGGAATACCCATTGGGCGAACTGTCGCAAAAAACCGTTGTCCAAAGATTGAACAAACAGTTATCCGCTATTCTTACCGCCCGTTCACAGCAAGTCATTCAAAAGATGCAACGGGCCAATTGCGACGTGTTCGGTGTGGGTCGGCAGTTGATTGCGTTTCACCATGATACGTGGAAGCAACTACATTGGAAGACGGATTACCGCAAGGTGCGTTTTCACCCGCGTGTTCAGGTGGAGGTCACCGGGAGCGGAATTTTGAATTGA
- a CDS encoding GerAB/ArcD/ProY family transporter → MIKESSRITQGQLFFYIIQAQIGVGILSLPHDVHAVAKGGAWISVLIGGVVVQLTILIMWALCRRFPNLTMFEYLPKIFGKWIGGFFNFAYIFFFILMATLILVLFESLIQKWIFSLTPRWATLSLIVFTSVYLVIESLRTITRFYVLVSVLIVFIVLIALNAFTIANFTYIFPITEAGWGKIFLGANKVSVSLLGFELLLVVYPFVEGKADGKLKAASAGNAFTTLLYSLLVFIAIIVFSPMELAMIPEPIPYMLKSFSYRVVERLDLLFLSIWVVIVATSYMNYLFLASKGFGYYFHRGKHRMAVYYTAIISYILALIPQKPDDIELLTQIASWASYAFVYGLPVLFLLISLVFRKREKGKTA, encoded by the coding sequence ATGATCAAGGAAAGCAGTAGGATTACCCAAGGACAATTATTTTTTTACATCATCCAGGCTCAAATCGGAGTCGGCATTTTGTCGTTGCCCCATGACGTGCACGCTGTGGCCAAAGGTGGTGCTTGGATTTCCGTATTGATCGGTGGGGTTGTTGTTCAGTTGACCATATTGATCATGTGGGCCTTGTGCAGGCGGTTTCCCAATCTGACGATGTTTGAGTATTTGCCCAAGATTTTCGGGAAGTGGATCGGCGGTTTCTTCAATTTCGCCTATATTTTTTTCTTCATTTTGATGGCCACGTTAATACTCGTGTTATTCGAGAGCTTAATTCAAAAATGGATTTTCTCCTTGACACCAAGGTGGGCGACGCTATCCCTCATCGTGTTTACCAGCGTGTATTTGGTCATCGAAAGTTTGCGGACGATCACACGGTTTTATGTCTTAGTCTCCGTCTTGATTGTGTTTATTGTGTTGATCGCGTTGAATGCTTTTACCATCGCCAACTTCACTTACATCTTCCCAATTACCGAAGCGGGTTGGGGAAAAATTTTTCTCGGTGCCAACAAAGTGAGTGTTTCTCTGCTGGGATTTGAGTTGCTGTTGGTTGTTTATCCTTTCGTGGAGGGAAAAGCGGACGGAAAGTTGAAAGCGGCTTCCGCGGGCAATGCATTTACCACTTTGTTATACAGTCTTCTGGTATTTATCGCAATTATCGTGTTCAGTCCCATGGAATTGGCGATGATTCCAGAACCCATCCCGTATATGCTGAAATCCTTTTCATACAGGGTGGTGGAACGGTTGGATTTGCTTTTTTTGTCTATCTGGGTTGTGATAGTAGCCACGTCGTACATGAATTATTTGTTTTTAGCCTCCAAAGGTTTTGGTTATTATTTTCATCGCGGCAAACACCGCATGGCCGTTTATTATACGGCAATCATCAGTTACATCCTGGCGCTGATCCCTCAAAAGCCGGATGATATCGAACTCCTTACCCAAATCGCGTCCTGGGCAAGTTATGCCTTTGTCTACGGGTTGCCTGTGCTGTTCTTATTGATTTCCTTGGTCTTTCGAAAACGGGAAAAGGGGAAGACGGCATGA
- a CDS encoding spore germination protein, translating to MLFFRSGKNRRRRKKQLPKREKQPVFPMLEENLRFIQEMLFHTNDLRHRTITFQGKQMMILYLESLADTDRIEKEILFPIVREKEGDVQDVITSAHVEKQEDLRTAVDKLVQGQTVMIMEGDAVCYVMDTRSLHKRDMKEPDNERVVRGPHNGFVENLTVNLYQLRTRIENRHLVVRYYNVGKETKTKIAIVYMENLVNPDLIKEVDKRIRSISTDTILNPGYIQEFMEDDPWSPFPQSLNTERPDRAMAHLMEGRVVLLSEGDPTALIMPVTLFAFYQSPDDFHSRWWVGSFVRMIRFASFLVAFQLPAIYIAVVSFHAEVLPVDLVYTLKATLDRVPYPPILEALLMELSLELIREAGIRLPSPVGQTIGIVGGLVMGDAVVRAGLVSYTMVIVVALTAISSFVVPSNEMSTSIRILRFPMMIAASMFGFVGIVFGTMAVLIHLTKLVSFGTPYFSPVAPMRLKDMQDTILRMPIWKMNQRPHDPHPQRMKREDDSSRRWKKDDQGKQ from the coding sequence ATGCTTTTTTTTCGGTCGGGCAAAAACAGAAGACGTCGTAAGAAACAGTTACCGAAACGGGAAAAGCAACCCGTCTTTCCAATGCTGGAGGAGAACCTCAGATTTATTCAAGAGATGTTGTTTCATACCAACGATCTGAGGCATCGGACCATCACGTTTCAAGGAAAACAGATGATGATTTTGTATTTGGAATCATTGGCCGATACGGACCGCATCGAAAAAGAGATACTCTTCCCGATCGTTCGTGAAAAGGAAGGAGATGTTCAGGATGTAATCACTTCCGCACATGTCGAAAAACAAGAAGATTTGAGGACCGCCGTCGACAAGCTGGTACAAGGACAAACCGTCATGATCATGGAGGGTGATGCGGTTTGTTATGTGATGGATACCCGTAGCTTACACAAGCGCGATATGAAGGAGCCGGACAACGAACGGGTGGTACGCGGTCCGCATAATGGATTTGTCGAGAATTTAACGGTCAATTTGTATCAGCTGCGCACGCGGATCGAAAATCGCCATCTCGTCGTACGATACTACAACGTCGGAAAAGAAACGAAAACAAAAATCGCGATCGTTTATATGGAAAACTTGGTCAACCCTGATTTGATCAAAGAAGTGGATAAACGAATCCGCTCGATCTCCACCGACACCATATTGAACCCGGGATATATCCAGGAATTCATGGAAGATGATCCGTGGTCTCCGTTTCCGCAAAGCTTGAACACGGAACGTCCCGACCGGGCCATGGCTCATTTGATGGAAGGGCGTGTGGTGCTGTTGTCCGAGGGGGACCCAACAGCGCTGATCATGCCCGTGACATTGTTCGCGTTTTACCAATCACCTGATGATTTCCACAGCCGGTGGTGGGTTGGATCGTTTGTGCGGATGATCCGCTTTGCCAGTTTTTTGGTAGCATTTCAATTACCGGCGATCTATATCGCGGTGGTTTCGTTTCACGCGGAAGTGTTGCCGGTGGACCTGGTGTACACACTCAAAGCGACATTGGACAGAGTCCCGTATCCACCCATATTGGAAGCGCTTTTGATGGAGTTGTCACTGGAGCTGATTCGCGAAGCGGGGATTCGCCTGCCAAGTCCCGTCGGTCAGACGATCGGTATCGTGGGTGGTTTGGTGATGGGGGACGCCGTTGTTCGTGCGGGATTGGTTTCCTACACTATGGTCATTGTCGTGGCGCTGACCGCCATTTCGTCTTTTGTGGTACCGTCCAACGAAATGAGCACGTCCATAAGGATCCTTCGATTTCCAATGATGATCGCAGCGTCAATGTTCGGGTTTGTTGGGATCGTTTTCGGGACGATGGCGGTTTTAATCCATCTCACCAAACTGGTGTCGTTTGGCACGCCTTATTTTTCTCCGGTCGCTCCCATGCGTTTGAAGGATATGCAAGACACGATTTTGCGCATGCCTATTTGGAAGATGAACCAACGGCCGCATGATCCGCACCCGCAACGGATGAAACGGGAAGACGACAGCTCCAGAAGGTGGAAAAAGGATGATCAAGGAAAGCAGTAG